The following proteins come from a genomic window of Thermococcus sp. EP1:
- a CDS encoding ACT domain-containing protein — protein MRHYEILKIEENGKVEIPLEWAYEVGLVKDAYFLVEIDTELNEVHMERIALPGKQLVEIELVVKDQPGVLAKITGLLGRHRINILFSEAEEMEQIGLGAIVAVVDVSQADVTLDRLLKELQIIEEVMEVSLKEIK, from the coding sequence ATGAGACATTACGAGATTTTAAAGATCGAAGAAAATGGAAAGGTTGAAATTCCTCTAGAATGGGCTTATGAAGTAGGACTTGTAAAAGATGCCTATTTCCTAGTGGAAATTGATACTGAGCTGAATGAAGTCCATATGGAAAGGATAGCCTTGCCTGGAAAGCAACTGGTTGAGATTGAACTTGTGGTCAAAGATCAGCCTGGAGTTTTGGCCAAGATTACAGGATTACTAGGCAGACATCGTATAAACATTCTCTTTAGCGAAGCCGAGGAAATGGAGCAAATTGGACTAGGAGCAATAGTTGCCGTTGTGGACGTGAGTCAGGCAGATGTAACTTTAGACCGGCTTTTAAAGGAGCTACAAATAATAGAGGAAGTCATGGAGGTATCTCTAAAGGAGATTAAATAA
- a CDS encoding monovalent cation/H+ antiporter subunit D family protein encodes MIPLLVAAPLLFAFMLSVLPALGMEKRSKYLFLIGAISSWAFVPFILLELPYAEIVGGWERPAGIEIAIDSYNFPFLVGELVLFTIVALYIYSGYYPKKIENKVYVLLLLIHAGLLGAFISRDIFNFYVYMEIASVSSFALVAISKEKGARRAAFKYALFSLLASYIFILAIGIIYLKTGYLNLVLIKERFTFSKEINVALGLAFISLLLKSGIFPLHFWLPDAHSKADAPVSALLSGLVVKMPAYGMILLILTFPLDTFMQDVLFVTAFASMFFGIIMALLQKNSERLLAYHTVSQMGYVLLGIAMLNPLAAAYYAMAHSLFKGGLFLSVGTIAEHYNTRDLEKLSYRDSKFLMVSVILLSLAIGGISPFIGAFGKIMLLEGLKDIQRYLFYGGTIGTLASFIKLNYYLSKRGKRIHIPMKKEILSLLLGLITLIFGIYLYPHLQVVKDFLNIAIALTLFYALKKAGVFRLHLPSVFPFDTSEFGKEINAYMMIFGVVLLFLLFNLL; translated from the coding sequence ATGATTCCCTTACTTGTAGCGGCCCCACTGTTATTTGCTTTCATGCTCTCAGTGTTACCTGCATTAGGAATGGAAAAGCGTTCTAAATACTTATTTTTAATTGGGGCTATCTCTTCTTGGGCTTTTGTGCCTTTTATACTTTTAGAATTACCCTATGCTGAGATAGTTGGTGGATGGGAGAGACCTGCTGGAATTGAGATAGCGATTGATTCTTATAACTTTCCATTTCTAGTAGGAGAATTGGTTCTTTTTACCATTGTTGCGCTCTATATCTACAGTGGATATTACCCGAAAAAAATTGAGAATAAGGTGTATGTACTATTGCTCCTCATTCACGCAGGTCTTCTTGGTGCCTTTATAAGCAGGGACATTTTCAATTTCTATGTTTATATGGAGATAGCATCAGTTTCAAGCTTTGCTTTAGTTGCAATCTCTAAAGAAAAAGGTGCAAGAAGAGCCGCGTTTAAATATGCGCTTTTCTCCTTGCTGGCTTCATACATTTTTATCTTAGCTATCGGTATAATCTACTTAAAAACAGGATATTTGAACTTAGTATTGATAAAAGAGAGATTCACGTTCTCAAAGGAGATAAACGTTGCATTAGGTTTGGCATTTATCTCTCTTCTATTAAAGAGCGGTATTTTTCCTCTTCATTTCTGGCTTCCAGACGCCCATTCCAAAGCAGATGCTCCTGTAAGTGCTCTACTTTCAGGTTTGGTTGTTAAGATGCCCGCTTATGGAATGATACTTCTAATACTAACGTTTCCGCTGGATACGTTCATGCAGGACGTTTTATTTGTAACAGCATTTGCTTCAATGTTCTTTGGTATAATCATGGCTCTACTTCAGAAAAATTCTGAAAGACTTTTAGCATATCACACAGTATCTCAGATGGGTTATGTGCTTCTTGGTATAGCTATGTTGAATCCTTTGGCTGCTGCATATTATGCTATGGCTCATTCACTCTTTAAAGGAGGACTTTTCTTAAGTGTTGGAACAATAGCAGAACATTATAACACCCGTGATTTAGAGAAGTTGTCCTACAGAGATAGCAAGTTTCTGATGGTTTCAGTAATCTTATTAAGTCTTGCAATTGGAGGAATCAGCCCATTTATTGGTGCTTTTGGAAAGATCATGCTGCTTGAGGGGCTTAAGGATATTCAGAGATATTTATTCTATGGTGGAACAATTGGCACACTTGCTTCCTTTATAAAACTCAATTACTACCTTTCAAAAAGAGGCAAAAGGATCCACATCCCAATGAAAAAAGAGATACTTTCCCTATTGTTGGGGTTAATTACCCTGATCTTTGGAATATACTTATATCCCCATTTACAGGTAGTAAAAGATTTCCTAAATATTGCTATTGCCCTGACATTGTTCTATGCCCTTAAAAAAGCAGGAGTCTTTAGACTTCATTTGCCTTCGGTCTTCCCCTTTGATACTTCTGAATTTGGCAAGGAGATAAATGCATACATGATGATTTTTGGTGTAGTATTACTCTTTCTTTTATTTAATCTCCTTTAG
- a CDS encoding cation:proton antiporter subunit C, whose amino-acid sequence MISPEIAGIIIMLIGFYGLMTKQNLIKLVLSINVVSVGLVLFFIGTGYIEGGDVPILPRRIIVDPLPATLMLTTLVVDVAITSLALALILKMESEEE is encoded by the coding sequence GTGATTAGTCCGGAAATAGCGGGGATTATAATAATGTTAATCGGGTTTTATGGTCTTATGACAAAGCAGAACCTGATTAAGTTAGTACTCTCAATAAACGTGGTTTCTGTAGGTCTCGTCCTCTTTTTCATTGGCACAGGTTATATTGAGGGAGGGGATGTTCCAATACTCCCCAGAAGGATTATAGTGGATCCCTTACCTGCTACTCTAATGCTCACGACTCTCGTAGTTGATGTTGCAATTACATCTCTTGCTTTAGCACTAATTTTAAAAATGGAGAGTGAGGAAGAATGA
- a CDS encoding Na(+)/H(+) antiporter subunit B: protein MKMTPIVRTTTKLVSPFLVTYSVYLMAYGHLSPGGGFQAGVILAVSIVLLITSHGYKRVRKTFKFWEVQFIEGISGAFLVFLGILGVFFGNFFYNFLRGGDVGALLSGGIVPLFNIGVALKVGAAFTFMFYILLRWVERD from the coding sequence ATGAAAATGACTCCTATCGTAAGAACGACTACAAAGCTTGTAAGCCCGTTTTTAGTTACATATTCTGTTTACTTGATGGCATATGGCCATTTAAGCCCTGGAGGGGGCTTTCAAGCAGGAGTTATTCTTGCGGTTAGCATTGTTCTTTTGATAACCTCCCACGGGTATAAAAGGGTTAGAAAAACATTTAAATTCTGGGAAGTGCAGTTTATAGAAGGTATCTCAGGGGCATTTTTGGTTTTCCTGGGAATTTTAGGAGTATTCTTTGGAAACTTTTTCTATAATTTCTTGAGGGGAGGTGATGTTGGAGCTTTGCTGAGTGGAGGTATAGTACCTCTCTTTAATATAGGAGTAGCCTTGAAAGTTGGTGCGGCTTTTACCTTCATGTTTTATATTTTGCTGAGGTGGGTGGAACGTGATTAG
- a CDS encoding hydrogenase subunit MbhD domain-containing protein yields the protein MPGIILELLLVAMIILSVAVIEEKNLVNAVVKYAFLSLAFVLVLVLLKAPDVALSAIVVGAVVIGVFLFTIREVEK from the coding sequence ATGCCTGGGATAATCCTTGAACTTCTCCTTGTGGCAATGATAATCCTTTCAGTGGCAGTGATTGAGGAAAAGAACCTAGTTAATGCAGTAGTTAAATATGCTTTCCTGAGCTTGGCGTTTGTTCTTGTGCTCGTGCTTTTGAAAGCTCCAGATGTAGCTCTTTCTGCAATAGTAGTTGGAGCGGTTGTTATAGGAGTGTTTCTCTTTACTATTAGGGAGGTGGAAAAATGA
- the mnhG gene encoding monovalent cation/H(+) antiporter subunit G yields the protein MIEYFFLLLGESIMLFGTLGILRFPDVYTRLHAATKCDTGGAMSILIALAIASQASPLVKLKFLVLAFLIALVNPMISHAIARGAYKYGIRPKVVVDMYAWDNP from the coding sequence GTGATAGAATATTTCTTTCTTCTGCTTGGAGAATCGATAATGCTGTTTGGTACACTGGGAATCCTTCGTTTTCCAGATGTTTATACAAGACTTCATGCCGCTACCAAGTGTGATACAGGGGGAGCAATGAGCATTTTAATAGCTCTAGCTATTGCTTCTCAGGCCTCTCCACTAGTTAAACTCAAATTCCTTGTATTAGCATTTTTGATAGCTTTGGTAAATCCCATGATATCTCATGCGATTGCGAGAGGAGCTTATAAGTATGGTATAAGACCAAAAGTTGTGGTGGATATGTATGCCTGGGATAATCCTTGA
- a CDS encoding monovalent cation/H+ antiporter complex subunit F, producing MVEEDLLVNPFGWGALILVATSLILSYRVLFGPTLADRIVGINTVTTKVVVVLAIFGFIMNEYFFLDLAIVLLMVNAVGGLILAKYMEGAR from the coding sequence ATGGTTGAAGAAGATCTTCTGGTGAACCCATTTGGCTGGGGAGCTTTAATACTGGTGGCTACATCTTTGATATTATCGTATAGAGTTCTTTTTGGACCAACGTTAGCCGATAGAATTGTGGGAATAAATACAGTGACCACAAAGGTAGTGGTGGTTTTGGCTATTTTTGGTTTTATAATGAATGAATATTTCTTCTTAGACCTCGCAATAGTGCTTTTAATGGTCAATGCAGTGGGAGGTCTTATTCTAGCAAAATATATGGAGGGAGCCAGGTGA
- a CDS encoding Na+/H+ antiporter subunit E, whose amino-acid sequence MSRVPFYLRERLDEIKQRVLFETYEAQKLPKWEQVVLTWIALFSFWVIISTNIRSENLFIGGIATFIISLFMYEMLTSDIRKSGHIVEKILYIAFFVIPQYLFIMVFRLIESNFKVARHAILMDINPGIVKIKTDLHSNTGITILANSITLTPGTLTVDVNKKLGETYLYVHWIKVETLNREKAGEKIKGDIEGWLKKIFW is encoded by the coding sequence ATGAGTAGAGTCCCTTTTTATCTCAGAGAGCGGCTTGATGAAATAAAGCAGAGGGTATTATTTGAAACTTATGAGGCACAAAAACTTCCAAAATGGGAACAGGTAGTTCTAACTTGGATTGCACTTTTTTCATTTTGGGTGATCATAAGTACAAATATAAGATCAGAGAATCTTTTCATTGGTGGAATAGCGACTTTTATAATATCCCTTTTTATGTATGAAATGCTCACTAGTGATATAAGAAAGAGTGGTCATATAGTAGAGAAAATTCTTTATATCGCCTTTTTTGTTATTCCACAATACCTCTTTATCATGGTCTTCAGGCTAATTGAGAGTAACTTTAAAGTAGCAAGACATGCGATTCTTATGGATATAAATCCAGGTATCGTGAAAATAAAGACTGATCTACACTCAAACACAGGTATAACAATTCTGGCTAATTCTATAACTTTAACTCCGGGGACATTAACTGTAGATGTGAATAAAAAACTTGGAGAGACCTATCTATATGTTCACTGGATAAAGGTGGAAACTCTCAATAGAGAAAAAGCTGGGGAGAAGATTAAGGGGGATATCGAGGGATGGTTGAAGAAGATCTTCTGGTGA
- a CDS encoding TIGR00288 family NYN domain-containing protein, whose protein sequence is MPSNWEKIVSITKGGVRSIAMMKQKIQRGKKIALLIDGPNILRKEFHVHLEDIVKALEEFGNIRVAKVILNQYAPQGLIEAIANQGFEPIIVAGETGVKLAVEAMREIYNPNVDIIALATRNAEFLPIILKAKEKGKETAIIGIEPGFSAALKHAADYVVILERGEANESISIQDTEKRRRKA, encoded by the coding sequence ATGCCCAGCAATTGGGAAAAGATAGTCTCGATAACAAAAGGGGGAGTAAGGAGTATCGCAATGATGAAACAAAAAATTCAACGAGGCAAAAAGATTGCTTTACTCATAGATGGTCCCAATATACTAAGAAAAGAATTCCACGTCCATCTTGAGGATATAGTTAAGGCCCTGGAAGAGTTTGGAAATATTAGAGTGGCGAAGGTCATATTAAACCAATACGCTCCCCAAGGACTTATTGAAGCTATTGCAAATCAGGGTTTTGAACCAATAATTGTTGCTGGAGAAACAGGGGTAAAACTTGCTGTTGAAGCCATGAGAGAGATATATAATCCAAATGTAGATATAATCGCTTTAGCAACTCGAAATGCTGAATTCTTACCTATAATATTAAAAGCAAAGGAAAAAGGAAAAGAAACTGCTATAATCGGGATTGAACCTGGGTTTAGTGCAGCTTTAAAACATGCCGCAGATTATGTGGTAATTCTTGAAAGAGGTGAAGCTAATGAGAGCATCTCTATTCAAGATACTGAGAAGAGAAGAAGGAAAGCCTAG
- a CDS encoding TIGR00288 family NYN domain-containing protein, whose amino-acid sequence MRASLFKILRREEGKPREKEKKEVPKTPPKSVGLIIDGPNILRKEFGIKLENIKEALEKIGKIRVAKVVLNQYAPQGLIEAIVNQGFEPIIVAGDTDVRIAIEAMELIYNSDIEVIALATRDADFLPIINEGKGKGKETVIIGVEPGFSIALQNAADYVIKMEGKGEQTEGYEE is encoded by the coding sequence ATGAGAGCATCTCTATTCAAGATACTGAGAAGAGAAGAAGGAAAGCCTAGGGAAAAAGAAAAGAAAGAAGTTCCCAAGACCCCTCCAAAGAGTGTAGGGCTTATAATTGATGGACCCAATATACTAAGAAAGGAATTCGGGATAAAACTTGAAAACATAAAAGAAGCTCTAGAAAAGATCGGAAAGATTAGAGTGGCTAAAGTTGTTTTAAACCAATACGCTCCCCAAGGACTTATTGAGGCCATTGTAAATCAAGGATTTGAACCAATAATAGTTGCCGGAGATACAGACGTAAGAATTGCCATTGAAGCGATGGAACTCATATACAATAGCGACATCGAGGTAATAGCCCTCGCTACAAGAGATGCAGATTTTCTGCCAATAATAAATGAGGGGAAAGGAAAGGGTAAAGAGACCGTCATTATAGGAGTAGAACCAGGCTTCAGCATTGCTCTCCAGAATGCCGCCGATTATGTCATTAAGATGGAAGGAAAAGGCGAACAAACTGAAGGGTACGAAGAGTAA
- a CDS encoding single- stranded DNA-binding family protein, translating to MPRLSTGFVRASGYANKVRKVLFALTRGKLNPEKVVRAAAQLNQYLFEKLQEMGVRKEDVVRISIEFSIRSGEIMWNYDTLKIEVYKREEEEKLAEAMKEVEESEKALEIAIEELSKLSEKLMGLSAEVSQIVEQLKREYTSLKLEFEEE from the coding sequence ATGCCCAGGCTCTCAACAGGATTTGTTAGGGCAAGCGGGTATGCAAATAAGGTTAGAAAAGTTCTTTTTGCATTAACACGAGGAAAACTTAACCCCGAAAAGGTTGTAAGAGCAGCTGCGCAGCTGAATCAATATTTATTTGAGAAACTTCAGGAGATGGGAGTTAGAAAAGAAGATGTTGTGCGAATTTCAATAGAGTTTTCTATTAGAAGTGGCGAAATAATGTGGAATTATGATACCTTAAAAATTGAAGTATACAAACGGGAGGAAGAAGAAAAGCTTGCTGAGGCCATGAAAGAGGTAGAAGAAAGTGAAAAGGCCTTGGAAATTGCTATAGAAGAACTTAGTAAACTTTCTGAAAAACTAATGGGGCTTAGTGCAGAGGTCTCTCAAATAGTAGAGCAGCTTAAAAGGGAATACACATCTCTAAAGTTGGAGTTTGAAGAGGAATAG
- a CDS encoding adenylate kinase, producing MNILIFGPPGSGKSTHSRRIIEKYHIEYIASGDIIRAEINKENALGREMRKYIEKGELLPDTVINTLVLSKLRRRRENFIIDGYPRTAEQVLALENFLYDHGIKIDLAIDIFISKEESITRISGRRICKRCGAVYHIKYNPPKISGKCDVCGGEVVQREDDKPEIVSKRYDIYINNMNPIIKFYKGQGVYVQINGHGGIEEVWERIRPLLDYIWNRERKREEFE from the coding sequence ATGAATATTTTAATTTTTGGTCCTCCAGGTTCTGGAAAATCTACTCATTCAAGGAGAATTATAGAAAAATATCATATCGAATACATCGCTTCGGGAGATATAATACGAGCTGAGATAAACAAAGAAAACGCTTTAGGTCGAGAAATGAGAAAATATATAGAAAAAGGAGAGTTACTCCCAGACACGGTGATAAATACTCTCGTTCTTTCAAAACTACGAAGGAGAAGAGAAAACTTCATCATAGATGGATACCCTCGAACAGCCGAACAGGTTTTGGCACTAGAAAACTTCTTGTATGACCATGGAATAAAAATAGATCTAGCAATTGACATTTTTATTTCAAAAGAGGAAAGTATAACCCGCATATCTGGGAGAAGAATTTGCAAACGCTGTGGGGCTGTCTACCATATAAAATACAACCCACCCAAGATTTCTGGAAAATGTGATGTTTGTGGTGGAGAGGTGGTTCAAAGAGAAGATGACAAGCCAGAGATAGTGTCAAAAAGATATGACATCTATATCAACAACATGAATCCCATAATTAAGTTCTACAAAGGCCAGGGAGTGTATGTACAGATAAACGGGCATGGAGGGATAGAAGAAGTTTGGGAAAGAATTAGGCCCCTATTAGATTATATATGGAATAGAGAAAGGAAAAGAGAAGAATTTGAATAA
- a CDS encoding class I SAM-dependent methyltransferase has translation MEGERMAEYFDKIAHRYDDWYKTKVGQYVDRTEKKLVFSMIKSKNGKALDLGCGTGNYTLELYMRGFDVVGVDLSEEMLKIARKKLPHVKFIRASAYSLPFEENTFDLVLSITMFEFIHKPELALNEIYRVLRPGGEVVIGTMNGKSLWFIFKRIKSLFEETAYRYARFYTPSELERLMKGAGFEDVESKGIIFFPSFFPFVKLAEKLDEKFSDKLKNLGAFILVRGVKGD, from the coding sequence CTGGAAGGAGAGAGAATGGCAGAGTATTTTGATAAAATTGCTCATAGATATGATGATTGGTACAAAACCAAAGTAGGACAGTACGTAGATAGGACAGAGAAAAAGCTAGTCTTCTCCATGATAAAAAGCAAGAATGGAAAAGCCCTCGATCTGGGATGTGGTACTGGAAATTACACGCTAGAACTTTATATGAGAGGCTTTGACGTCGTTGGGGTTGATTTAAGCGAAGAAATGTTAAAAATTGCCAGAAAAAAGCTTCCCCACGTTAAATTTATCAGAGCAAGCGCATACTCTTTACCTTTCGAGGAGAACACTTTTGATCTAGTGCTGAGCATTACAATGTTTGAATTCATTCACAAACCAGAACTTGCCTTAAATGAAATTTACAGAGTGTTAAGACCAGGAGGAGAAGTCGTGATAGGCACCATGAACGGCAAAAGCCTCTGGTTTATTTTTAAGCGCATAAAGAGCCTTTTTGAAGAAACTGCATATAGATATGCAAGATTTTACACTCCAAGTGAACTGGAAAGACTAATGAAAGGAGCCGGTTTTGAAGATGTCGAGAGTAAAGGAATTATCTTCTTCCCCTCATTCTTTCCCTTTGTAAAGTTAGCCGAGAAGCTCGATGAAAAGTTTAGCGATAAGCTAAAGAACCTTGGAGCATTTATATTGGTTAGGGGAGTTAAGGGTGATTAG
- a CDS encoding ParB/RepB/Spo0J family partition protein, translating into MIRLITREEAFKRAERIKKENEAIYGIQFKIYQKYLPFDILTPTQWELSEKKLLVVLQEIVHGYDAPVIVLEHRGKYYILDGHHRAYARKKLGFSQVEAIILKPTHDIPTKIEESVKKAKLKSLDDIVIVKE; encoded by the coding sequence GTGATTAGATTAATAACAAGAGAAGAAGCTTTTAAACGAGCTGAAAGGATAAAAAAAGAGAATGAAGCAATTTATGGGATCCAGTTCAAAATTTATCAAAAATATCTTCCATTTGATATTCTTACACCCACCCAATGGGAATTGAGTGAGAAAAAGCTGTTAGTGGTCCTTCAGGAGATAGTCCATGGATACGATGCACCAGTTATTGTCCTTGAACATAGAGGAAAGTATTACATTCTAGACGGTCATCATAGAGCATATGCTAGAAAAAAATTAGGATTCTCACAAGTTGAGGCAATAATCCTTAAACCTACTCATGACATCCCCACAAAGATAGAAGAATCCGTAAAAAAGGCAAAGCTGAAGAGTTTAGATGATATAGTGATTGTTAAAGAGTAG
- a CDS encoding potassium channel family protein, whose amino-acid sequence MCEYTFENGEKCRIKAISGSKYCSLHIPFEEGELLYGEKIKEIKERAFKRKLERGVRHFEGIQLYEARISNLTSKKPLVFKNSKIKTLIVESSHLKGITLYKCEIERVIILSSTIGTLWIKGSTFFGFNLLDVKFGNSIYIRESIVRYIMMNSVQHVEGMKPHEEEYGEKEAVYGRIELSELKKVRRIGINSRYPLLKDVLEEHGINFSGISRKHVKAKIFIIKNIEFDPSPRFKRQVRVFIRNLDSILQLENLEIPRHVEIRGGRLRIPEFIHTTVQNNLVFRNVTFHGDITWNLTVLPNLPAELTVKGFVILEKCRFNNPTMEEFFYRLARISWEKSGDKEKADMYYYLEMLARRKQKMGRYITYLPKLGIGVKLPSLPFRKVQVKAKHYIHLLEGVFEWFFADLTCKYGTDWKRPILIWIFMVNIIFPSLFYFTKSVTSFGVPLESFWDYEYFSIVTATTLGYGDLHPIGIGRIFASLEALFGMFMWAVFLTVFARKYMR is encoded by the coding sequence ATGTGTGAATATACCTTTGAAAACGGGGAGAAATGTAGAATAAAAGCCATATCTGGTTCAAAGTATTGTTCACTTCACATCCCCTTTGAAGAGGGTGAACTTCTCTACGGTGAGAAAATCAAAGAAATAAAAGAAAGAGCATTTAAAAGAAAGCTAGAAAGAGGAGTAAGACATTTTGAAGGTATTCAGCTTTATGAGGCAAGGATCTCAAACTTAACGAGCAAAAAACCCCTTGTTTTCAAGAACTCAAAGATAAAAACACTCATTGTAGAGAGTTCTCATCTAAAAGGGATAACACTATACAAATGTGAAATTGAACGGGTAATTATCCTCTCGTCCACTATAGGCACTCTATGGATTAAAGGCTCAACATTCTTCGGATTTAACCTACTAGATGTGAAGTTTGGAAACTCAATTTACATCCGTGAAAGTATAGTGAGATACATCATGATGAACTCTGTGCAACATGTAGAAGGTATGAAACCCCACGAAGAAGAGTATGGAGAAAAAGAGGCAGTATATGGAAGGATAGAACTTTCTGAGCTTAAGAAGGTTAGAAGGATAGGCATAAATTCACGTTACCCTCTGCTCAAAGATGTATTAGAAGAGCACGGAATTAACTTCTCAGGCATTTCAAGAAAGCACGTTAAGGCGAAAATCTTTATCATCAAGAACATTGAATTTGATCCAAGCCCAAGGTTCAAGAGACAAGTTAGAGTTTTTATAAGAAACCTCGATAGTATTCTACAACTGGAGAATTTGGAGATCCCTAGGCACGTCGAAATAAGGGGTGGGCGGTTAAGAATCCCCGAGTTTATTCATACCACAGTCCAAAATAACCTAGTATTTAGGAATGTCACTTTTCATGGGGACATAACATGGAATCTCACTGTACTGCCAAACTTGCCAGCCGAATTGACTGTTAAAGGATTTGTAATTTTAGAAAAGTGTCGTTTTAATAATCCTACGATGGAGGAGTTCTTTTACAGATTAGCTAGAATTAGCTGGGAAAAAAGCGGAGACAAAGAAAAAGCGGATATGTACTACTACCTAGAGATGCTTGCAAGAAGAAAACAGAAGATGGGAAGATATATAACATATCTACCTAAACTTGGAATTGGAGTAAAGCTACCATCTCTACCTTTCAGAAAAGTCCAAGTAAAAGCAAAGCACTATATCCATCTCCTCGAGGGAGTTTTTGAGTGGTTTTTTGCAGACCTAACATGTAAATATGGAACAGACTGGAAAAGACCAATTCTAATTTGGATTTTCATGGTTAACATTATATTCCCCTCACTTTTCTATTTCACAAAAAGTGTCACAAGTTTCGGTGTCCCCCTTGAAAGTTTTTGGGATTATGAATATTTTAGCATAGTAACAGCTACAACACTCGGTTATGGAGATCTCCACCCTATTGGAATAGGGAGGATATTCGCTTCACTTGAAGCTCTATTTGGAATGTTCATGTGGGCAGTCTTCTTGACAGTCTTTGCAAGAAAGTACATGCGGTAA
- a CDS encoding ATP-NAD kinase family protein, translating to MKVGLIVNPIAGMGGKVALKGTDGVVEEAIKRGAKPVAIEITKLFLKELSHYDINVEFVTGPDGLGEDALKEFNFPYEVIRYRKIGEKEILTIKIPDTTKEDTKKLATIMNEKVDIILFAGGDGTARDIYEAIDKRKPILGIPTGVKMFSGTFATSPEDAARLLVELANGSAKLVEREILDLDENAYRHDEVKARTYGTALTPYIETFIQGAKESTPLDEGEELDAIAEALVEELEDGIYFLGAGSTVKKIKDLLSIDGTLLGIDIVEIKNGKAKLLVKDAQEKDLLKFVGNRPKIIVTVVGGLNFLFGRGNQQFSPEVLKHIPKENVIVVATPSKVRKPIRVYTGNKEVDRKFKGYIKVRISPWAEKMVKVI from the coding sequence ATGAAAGTTGGTCTAATAGTGAATCCAATAGCAGGAATGGGTGGAAAAGTAGCCCTTAAGGGAACTGACGGAGTTGTAGAAGAGGCCATTAAAAGAGGAGCAAAACCAGTTGCAATTGAAATCACAAAATTGTTCCTAAAAGAGCTCTCCCATTACGATATAAATGTGGAATTCGTAACTGGACCCGATGGATTGGGCGAAGATGCTCTTAAAGAATTCAATTTTCCTTATGAAGTTATCAGATATAGAAAAATAGGGGAAAAGGAGATCCTTACTATCAAAATACCAGATACTACCAAAGAAGACACAAAAAAACTTGCAACCATTATGAACGAGAAAGTTGATATAATCCTCTTTGCTGGTGGTGATGGAACTGCAAGAGATATCTACGAGGCAATAGATAAGAGAAAACCCATCTTAGGTATCCCAACTGGTGTTAAAATGTTTTCAGGAACTTTTGCAACTTCTCCGGAGGATGCTGCAAGACTTTTGGTAGAGCTTGCAAATGGCAGTGCAAAACTTGTCGAAAGGGAGATTCTTGACCTAGACGAAAATGCATACAGGCATGATGAAGTAAAAGCGAGAACTTATGGAACTGCCCTTACTCCTTATATTGAAACCTTTATTCAAGGAGCTAAAGAGTCAACCCCCCTTGACGAAGGGGAAGAGTTAGATGCAATAGCAGAGGCTCTTGTAGAAGAACTTGAAGATGGAATTTACTTCCTCGGAGCTGGTTCAACAGTAAAGAAAATAAAAGACCTACTCAGTATAGATGGGACCCTCTTAGGGATTGATATTGTAGAAATAAAAAATGGAAAAGCAAAACTTCTTGTAAAGGATGCCCAAGAAAAAGACTTGCTAAAATTTGTAGGAAATAGACCCAAAATAATTGTCACCGTAGTGGGAGGCCTTAACTTTCTGTTTGGACGAGGGAACCAACAATTCTCACCAGAAGTTTTGAAACATATACCCAAAGAAAACGTGATCGTAGTGGCAACCCCATCAAAAGTCCGGAAGCCAATAAGAGTTTATACTGGAAATAAAGAGGTTGACAGGAAATTTAAAGGATACATAAAAGTTAGGATCTCACCTTGGGCTGAAAAAATGGTGAAAGTTATTTAG